The Hevea brasiliensis isolate MT/VB/25A 57/8 chromosome 1, ASM3005281v1, whole genome shotgun sequence genome has a window encoding:
- the LOC131183053 gene encoding uncharacterized protein LOC131183053, which yields MKRMLKMKKSLNWTQKVMRNAMMYMIVILIRIRMRGNGRRGGLLGHSQSRQLPVQDEPNDQLDQSTQGQPQVPSRSTGRSAPDPEGSTASTQHRAIPPPPPPPPITPSSEPAIGSTSGHEGHSVGAAPISSMDGLSLTTFGRKKRIKLINGTLHPSEECAKKMKNIFKERMDPEGHCWKTITPETKEFYWDEFQKYFDWQEVTPLVKEA from the exons ATGAAGAggatgttgaagatgaagaagagctTGAATTGGACTCAGAAAGTGATGAGGAATGCGATGATGTATATGATAGTGATACTAATTAGAATTAG GATGCGAGGCAACGGTCGCAGGGGAGGTTTGTTGGGTCATTCACAGTCAAGGCAGTTACCTGTGCAGGATGAGCCCAATGATCAACTAGACCAATCTACACAGGGTCAGCCTCAGGTTCCTTCACGATCCACTGGGAGGTCGGCACCAGATCCAGAGGGGTCTACTGCTTCAACACAGCATCGAGCTATACCTCCACCTCCACCGCCACCACCTATTACCCCATCTTCTGAGCCTGCAATTGGATCAACCTCTGGTCATGAAGGTCATTCAGTTGGGGCAGCACCAATATCATCGATGGATGGCCTATCACTCACTacatttggaagaaagaaaagaataaagctcattaatggcac GTTACATCCATCTGAGGAATGTGCTAAGAAGATGAAGAATATCTTCAAGGAGAGGATGGACCCAGAGGGGCACTGTTGGAAAACTATCACGCCTGAAACAAAAGAGTTTTACTGGGATGAATTtcaa AAATACTTTGATTGGCAAGAGGTGACTCCACTAGTAAAGGAAGCTTGA
- the LOC131183054 gene encoding uncharacterized protein LOC131183054 — protein MCNVRKGKSKVIVPNSTMQKWKEAWSSPEFKAKSHQFTANRCSEIGGVGAGISRHTGGSVSHATHADRMKPTWSRPFPYELFHKTHTRKGTSDMDAFLALKEQSSQPQEGCSDPPIVDEVALYYQVVGGEKKNRVYGIGSQASIFYPSSSHGSSSTASYCAQSEAMEEEIQQLHQTIATLKDSLVAMEERDRQRELMLEERYRQREQTLEERMQQMMQNMMAQMMQGTQFTAPTPHATHQDDGREADSVDE, from the exons ATGTGCAATGTCAGGAAAGGAAAATCCAAGGTCATCGTGCCTAATAGTACAATGCAAAAATGGAAGGAGGCATGGAGTAGCCCAGAGTTTAAAGCTAAGAGCCATCAATTCACTGCTAACCGTTGTAGTGAGATAGGGGGAGTTGGGGCAGGCATCTCTAGACACACAGGGGGTTCAGTTTCACATGCTACTCACGCAGATAGAATG AAGCCCACTTGGTCAAGACCTTTTCCTTATGAACTTTTCCATAAGACCCACACTAGGAAAGGCACCTCCGATATG GATGCATTTTTGGCGCTTAAGGAGCAGTCGTCTCAACCACAAGAGGGGTGCAGTGACCCTCCTATTGTAGATGAGGTCGCACTATATTATCAAGTTGTGGGGGGGGAGAAGAAGAACAGGGTTTATGGCATTGGATCTCAAGCATCAATTTTTTACCCTAGCTCATCACATGGATCATCTTCTACTGCATCCTATTGTGCTCAGTCAGAGGCAATGGAGGAAGAGATTCAACAATTGCATCAGACTATTGCAACGCTCAAGGATAGTTTGGttgcaatggaggagagagatCGACAACGCGAGTTGATGCTAGAGGAGAGATATAGACAACGTGAGCAGACACTGGAGGAGCGCATGCAACAAATGATGCAAAACATGATGGCACAAATGATGCAGGGTACGCAGTTTACAGCCCCAACTCCACATGCGACTCATCAAGATGATGGTAGAGAGGCTGATAGTGTTGATGAGTGA